Genomic DNA from Candidatus Binataceae bacterium:
AAGCGCTCGGCTAAAGCCAAAAGGTTCAGTCCCAGTTCGCGTGCCTGTTTAAACTTGGCCTGTACTTGATAGACCGCCCACAGTCCTGACATCACGCGAAAAAGTTGGGGTTGGTCATCGATTTCTCGGCACAGTTCGTACGCCCGCGAGTAAGCTTTCTCCGTCTGCCGTGTTGACAGACCGAGCGTTGCGTCCAGAGCGCGGCCCATGGTGAGTTGCAGCGTAATTTCTTCTTGGGTGCGCTCGGCACCCGTCGGCCATTCCTGCAGCCGCTCAATTGCGCTTGTGACGTAGGTAACGGCCTGATTGTGGACCGTGCGTCGTGCTGCTTGCGCCGCGGCGCGTTCGAGGTACTCGACCGCCTTTCGAGCATTAGGGCTGCAGTTATAGTGAAACGCGAGTTCGGCCCAATAATCCTCCCGGGTATCGGTGAAGATCCGCTCAATCGCCGCGGCGACTTCGAGATGAAGCTTTTGTCGCAGGGCACTCGATAAACGGCTGATCACCGTTTGACGGACCAGTTCGTGAGAGAATTGAAACCGGGCCTTGGGGGCCTCAGTGAGTGAGTAAACGAGGCCAGCCCCCTCGGCTTCCGCGATGCACTCCATCAGTGAGTCTCCGTCGGTCCCGCTCGCAGCCTCCAGCAACTCGAAACTGAAGAAACGGCCGATGGTAGCGGCGGTTGCTAACATCCCTCTAGTAGTTTCATCCAGGCGCTCCAGTCGACGACCTACTACCAGACGCACACTTTCCGGCACTTCGAACTCAGCTATCTTGAGAGAGGAGTGAAATTCGCCTGCGGAATTGTAAAGCCGATTTTCTTCGTCAAGATGACGGAACAACTCCTCGACGAAAAATGGGTTCCCTTCGGTTTCCGCAAAGATTTCTTCGACCACCTCGGCGGGTGCTGATTTGCCACTGAGTCGACTGACCATGGTCGCGACGTCGTCGCGCAGCAGCCCTTTGAGCTTCAAACGAGTCGCAATTCGCCCGCGGAGTAGATCTTCCAGGGTCTTGGCCAATCCGCGAGTGACATCGATTTTAGCATCACGGTAGGTACCAAGGAGCATCACAGGAAGATCCGCGATTCTTTGTGCGAGGTGGTCGAGCAGCGCCAAGGTGGAATCGTCAGCCCAGTGAAGGTCTTCCACGATCATCAAAGTTGGTTGTTCGTTGGCGATCCGGGCCACGAAGTCGAAGAAGCAATTGAACAGATGACGACGCGCTTGCAGAGGCGGCAGATCCAGAGCAGGTGGCAGATCGGGCAGAATACGCCTCAACTTGGGGAGCAGTCGCGCCAACTCCGATGCTTCTTCCGCCAGTTGCCGGCGCAACTGCCCGGGTTCTGCTATGCCATCGACGAACCTCTCGAGCATTTCGACGAATGGCAGGAAAGGAACGGCTTCCTGAAAACAGTGTCCGATCCGGACCGCTAATCCCTTAGCCTCTGCCACCGCCGCGAACTCGTCGGCGAGCCGCGTCTTACCGATGCCGGGTTCGCCAGAGACCAGAAAAACCAAGCGGCCACGCCCTGCGAGCGTTTCGTCGAGCCCGCTCGTCAAGGATCTCAGTTCCCGCTCGCGTCCGACCATCGCATCGAGACCGCGAGCACGAAAGTGTCCGGTGCTGCCGGTCTT
This window encodes:
- a CDS encoding AAA family ATPase, with protein sequence MPANPIRFGDFELDRAACELRREGTVIPLQRIPLELLWLLVERRGQLVTREEILERVWGKGVFVDAENSINTAVRKLRRALGDNPEAPRFILTVPARGYRFVAQIRRPKTGSTGHFRARGLDAMVGRERELRSLTSGLDETLAGRGRLVFLVSGEPGIGKTRLADEFAAVAEAKGLAVRIGHCFQEAVPFLPFVEMLERFVDGIAEPGQLRRQLAEEASELARLLPKLRRILPDLPPALDLPPLQARRHLFNCFFDFVARIANEQPTLMIVEDLHWADDSTLALLDHLAQRIADLPVMLLGTYRDAKIDVTRGLAKTLEDLLRGRIATRLKLKGLLRDDVATMVSRLSGKSAPAEVVEEIFAETEGNPFFVEELFRHLDEENRLYNSAGEFHSSLKIAEFEVPESVRLVVGRRLERLDETTRGMLATAATIGRFFSFELLEAASGTDGDSLMECIAEAEGAGLVYSLTEAPKARFQFSHELVRQTVISRLSSALRQKLHLEVAAAIERIFTDTREDYWAELAFHYNCSPNARKAVEYLERAAAQAARRTVHNQAVTYVTSAIERLQEWPTGAERTQEEITLQLTMGRALDATLGLSTRQTEKAYSRAYELCREIDDQPQLFRVMSGLWAVYQVQAKFKQARELGLNLLALAERLRRPLFLLGAHEALGTTLLWLGEFAPARDHLEQAISFYDPQKRRAKSFRATQDPGVDCLSFTALTLWYLGYPDQACTKIEGAVSLAQELAHPYTLGYAFTHAALVYQLCRREQATRESAEAAIEICSKHGFPFFLGTATLIRGWALAQEGTREEGIVEILRGLGIYGTTGSRINWPEYYIALAESYGVLGHVDEGVKAVEEAVTAVEKTGERRDEAEVHRLKGLLVPRQKASRSKTQSKLLAEKHFRKALEVARNQSAKSWELRATTSLARLLRDTNRRDEARAMLADIYNWYTEGFDTADLKDAKALLEELSE